DNA from Arthrobacter sp. StoSoilB19:
GCGGCACTGTTTGACTCCGATCTTCTTTGATCCAGGTGCGGTGATGTTGGGGCTGGCCGGTGGCATAGCCGTCGAGGTTTCGAAGGCCGGCCACAGTCCGCGAAAGCGCTTTCTGTACCTAATGCTACAAGTTCATTACTTGTATTACAAGATGCGGACGAACTGCGCCCGTCCTGTGACGCACGAACGGCCCGTCGCTGGCGACGGGCCGTTCGAACAGATAGTGCAGGGTGGTAGCGCGGCGACGGGCGAGGCCTGCCGTTATTTGATTCCGGTGGTGGCGATGCCCTTGATGAGGAACCGCTGGCCGAAGAGGAAGACCAGGAAAACCGGCAGCAGGGACACGATGGACATGGCAAACAGGGAGCCCCAGCTCGTGGCCGACTGCGAATCCACGAAGGCCCGCAGGGCCACCGGAACCGTGAACATGTCCGGGTCCGTGAGGTAGATCAGGGCGCCGAAGAAGTCGTTCCAGGTCCAGATGAAGGTGAAAATGGTGGTGGTGGCCAGGGCCGGCACCATCAGCGGCAGAATCACGCGAAGGAAGATGCGCGGGTGGCCGGCTCCATCGATTCTGGCGGCCTCGTCAAGCTCCTTGGGGATGCCGCGGATGAACTGCACCATGAGGAAGACGAAGAACGCATCCGTGGCGAGCAGTTTGGGGACGATCAACGGCCAGAAGGTGTTCACCCAGCCGATCTGCGAAAACAGGATGTACTGCGGAACGATCACCACGTGGAACGGGAGCATGATGGTCAGCAGCATGATGCCGAAGAACAGCTTCTTGGCGGTGAACTGCAGGCGGGCGAACGCGTAGGCAGCCATCGAGCATGAGACCAGGTTGCCCAGGATCGATCCAATCACCACGATCGCGGAGTTGATCATGTAGTGGCCGAACGGATGGGTCAGGGCCGACCATCCGGACGTGTAGTTGCTCATTTCCAGGCTGTTCAGCCACAGGCCCGGTTCACGGAAGATCATCTCGTTCGGGCGCAGCGAGGACACCACCATCCACAGCAGCGGGTAGATCATCAGCGTGCCGGCGAGGATCAGAATGCCGTGCTTCATCAGCGATTTGCTGCGCTGGGCACGGCTGAAGGCCAGGGTTCCCCGGGACTCGCGGACCCTGGGCTTGCGGTTCGTAGGCTTGCCGGCGCCCCCGGACTTCTTCTCCGGGGTGGGCAGCGTCTCAAGCTTAGTCGTCATAGAAAACCCAATACTTAGAAGCGATGAAGTTGATGGCAGTGAAAACGCCGATGATAAGCAGCAGCACCCACGCCATGGCTGAGGCGTAGCCCATGTCGAACTGGCCGAAGCCCTTTTGGTAGAGGTACAGGGTGAAGAACATCGTCGAGTCGGAAGGTCCGCCGTTGCCGCCGGAGACGATGAACGCCTGGGTGAAGGACTGGAACGAACCGATGATCTGCAGCACCAGGTTGAAGAAGATAATCGGGCTCAGCATCGGCATGGTGATCCGCCAGAACTGCTGCAGCGTGGTGGCACCATCCACCCTGGCCGCCTCATAGTACATATTTGGGATCTGTCGCAGCCCCGCGAGGAAGATGATCATGGGAGCGCCAAAGGTCCAGACGTGCAGCAGGATGATGGATCCCAGGGCGGTGCTGGGATCCGAGATCCAGCCGGGACCCTGGATCCCGAACATGGCCAGCACCTGGTTGACCAAGCCCGTGGTACCGAAAATCTGCTTCCACAGGATGGCGACGGCCACCGAACCGCCCAGCAACGACGGAAGGTAGAACACCGAGCGGTAGAACGGAAGGCCGCGGAGCCCCTTATCCAGGACGAGCGCGATCAGCAGTGCAACAGCCAGCTGCAGTGGAACACCCACCAGGACGTACGTGAACGTAACCCGCAACGAGTTGTGCAGCCGGGCATCGCTGAGCATCCTGGTGAAGTTGTCCAGCCCCGTCCATTCAGGCGGCTGCAGCAGGTTGTAGTCCGTAAAGGACAGGTAGAGGGACATCAACATGGGGCCGATGGTGATGGCCACCAGGCCCACCAGCCACGGGAGCAGGAAGATGTAGGCGGCCTTGTTGTCCCGCCTGTTGGCCTTCTTCTCCTCAGCGGTGGCTTTGCCCTTCCGCCGGCTCAGCGAAGACAGTTCGCTGATGGCGCTCACGGTTGCTGCTCCGTCACGGACAGCAGGCACGCTGCCGCCGGCAACTGGGCCGGACGGCGCGTCCTGGGAATATGTTTTGCGGCCATGTGGTCTCCTTCGGTCATCGTGGCCTCCACGTTTCGGTCATCGCCAGGCGATGGGGGATCGGGACTCCCTTTGCGGGCCCGCTGCATGCCCGCCAGGGCTGGAGCGGTTCCGCCCGCCGGGAGCGTCGTTTTAGAAAGCGGCTCCGTACCAAAGTAAACGGTTTCTTGACTCCTGTACAGCCCTTTGTTAGTTTTTGAGAAAACGTTTTCTGTTACATGTGGCAGGGGGACGTGACTACCAAATATGAGGGGACAACAATGAGGTTTGGTCTCAGGAAATCGGTAATGGGAATCACCGGCGCCGCCGCCGCACTGGCTATGGTTCTTACCGGCTGCGGCAACAGCCCGCAGGCCGGGAAAGTAGGGACTGCGGAGGATCCCGTCACGATCCGGTTCGCATGGTGGGGCAACGACTCCAGGGCAAAGACCACCATGGAGGTCATCAAAGCCTTCGAAGCCGCCAACCCCACCATCAAGGTCCAGGGCGAGAACACCGAATTCAGTTCCTACTGGGACAAGATGGCCACCCAGATCGCCGGCGGAACCACCCCGGACGTGATCGCCATGAGCGGCGCCTACCCCAGCGAATACTCCAGCCGCGGCGTCCTCCTGGACCTCGACAAGGTCAAGGACCAGATCGACACCTCGAAGTTCGCCGACGGGACCGTTGACTTGGGCAAGATCAACGGAAAGCAGTACACCATTACGGCGGGCGTCAACTCCATGTCCATGGTCCTGGACCCCAAGGTCTTCGAGGCCGCCGGGGTGCCGCTGCCGGACGACGAAACCTGGACCTGGGACGACTACGCGCGGATCGCCGCGGAAATCACCAAAAAGTCGCCCGCCGGCACCTTCGGCACGACCCCCATGGCCAACGACTCCTTCCTTGCCGTCTGGGCGCGCCAGAATGGCCAGGAGCTCTACACGGACGACGGCAAGAAAATGGGCATCAGCGAGGACACGCTCGCCAAGTGGTTTGAGCTCAACAAGAAGCTGATGGAAACCGGAGGCGCCCCCTCCGCGTCCCAGACCGTTGAGGACGGTTCCGCGCAGCCGGAACTGACGCTGATGGGACAGGGGAAACAAGGCATGAAGATTTCCTGGAGCAACCAGATGACGTCCTACTCGGGTGCACCCCTGGTCATGGCCAAGCTGCCGGGTGAGAGCAAACAGCCTGGCGCCTGGCTGCGGTCCTCGATGGAATACGCCATCTCGTCCAAGTCCGCGCAGCCCAAGGAAGCGGCCCTTTTCATCAACTACCTGGTCAACAACATGGATGCAGCGTCCAAGATCAAGAGCGACCGGGGCATGCCTGCCAACACCGAGCTGAAGGCGGGCATCACTCCCCTGCTCAAGGAAACACAGCAGAAGGAGGCAGCGTACCTGGACCGCATCGCCGCCCTGAAGGTCGAGGCCCCCAAGCCGTTCCCGGCAG
Protein-coding regions in this window:
- a CDS encoding carbohydrate ABC transporter permease, which codes for MTTKLETLPTPEKKSGGAGKPTNRKPRVRESRGTLAFSRAQRSKSLMKHGILILAGTLMIYPLLWMVVSSLRPNEMIFREPGLWLNSLEMSNYTSGWSALTHPFGHYMINSAIVVIGSILGNLVSCSMAAYAFARLQFTAKKLFFGIMLLTIMLPFHVVIVPQYILFSQIGWVNTFWPLIVPKLLATDAFFVFLMVQFIRGIPKELDEAARIDGAGHPRIFLRVILPLMVPALATTTIFTFIWTWNDFFGALIYLTDPDMFTVPVALRAFVDSQSATSWGSLFAMSIVSLLPVFLVFLFGQRFLIKGIATTGIK
- a CDS encoding sugar ABC transporter substrate-binding protein gives rise to the protein MGITGAAAALAMVLTGCGNSPQAGKVGTAEDPVTIRFAWWGNDSRAKTTMEVIKAFEAANPTIKVQGENTEFSSYWDKMATQIAGGTTPDVIAMSGAYPSEYSSRGVLLDLDKVKDQIDTSKFADGTVDLGKINGKQYTITAGVNSMSMVLDPKVFEAAGVPLPDDETWTWDDYARIAAEITKKSPAGTFGTTPMANDSFLAVWARQNGQELYTDDGKKMGISEDTLAKWFELNKKLMETGGAPSASQTVEDGSAQPELTLMGQGKQGMKISWSNQMTSYSGAPLVMAKLPGESKQPGAWLRSSMEYAISSKSAQPKEAALFINYLVNNMDAASKIKSDRGMPANTELKAGITPLLKETQQKEAAYLDRIAALKVEAPKPFPAGSSATLEVLNRYNTDVLFGKISPRDAAKGMISEVNQNLA
- a CDS encoding sugar ABC transporter permease yields the protein MSAISELSSLSRRKGKATAEEKKANRRDNKAAYIFLLPWLVGLVAITIGPMLMSLYLSFTDYNLLQPPEWTGLDNFTRMLSDARLHNSLRVTFTYVLVGVPLQLAVALLIALVLDKGLRGLPFYRSVFYLPSLLGGSVAVAILWKQIFGTTGLVNQVLAMFGIQGPGWISDPSTALGSIILLHVWTFGAPMIIFLAGLRQIPNMYYEAARVDGATTLQQFWRITMPMLSPIIFFNLVLQIIGSFQSFTQAFIVSGGNGGPSDSTMFFTLYLYQKGFGQFDMGYASAMAWVLLLIIGVFTAINFIASKYWVFYDD